A part of Maridesulfovibrio hydrothermalis AM13 = DSM 14728 genomic DNA contains:
- a CDS encoding class I SAM-dependent methyltransferase, with the protein MDQILSDRDIIEVRTAGQLWKIERTADLETLWESIGEDEFGEDERLPYWAELWPASVLLGEWLYRNAELIKGAKCLDLGCGLGLTAIIGQSLGAEVVAFDYELAPLYFARNNAVANKTGQPLWLQMDWRDPSLAGNSFDFIWGGDILYEKRFFDPLEKLFRRVLKPGGTIWMAEPSRDVSVPVWARLESLGWKTSLLLTEKAACCNAEMTVNIREVVPEKSI; encoded by the coding sequence ATGGATCAAATTTTAAGTGACCGGGATATAATAGAAGTTCGCACTGCTGGTCAGCTCTGGAAGATAGAAAGAACTGCCGACCTTGAAACTTTATGGGAATCTATTGGTGAAGACGAGTTCGGCGAAGATGAGCGTCTTCCCTACTGGGCGGAGCTGTGGCCGGCGAGTGTTCTGCTTGGTGAGTGGCTATATCGCAATGCTGAGCTTATCAAAGGGGCTAAATGTCTAGATTTAGGCTGCGGTCTGGGGCTGACGGCTATTATCGGGCAGTCTTTAGGAGCAGAAGTCGTCGCTTTTGATTATGAGCTTGCACCGCTTTATTTTGCCAGAAACAACGCGGTTGCCAATAAAACCGGTCAGCCGTTATGGTTGCAGATGGATTGGCGCGATCCATCCCTTGCCGGGAATTCTTTTGATTTTATCTGGGGCGGGGATATTTTATATGAGAAAAGATTTTTTGATCCGCTGGAGAAATTGTTCCGGCGAGTACTAAAACCCGGTGGAACCATCTGGATGGCTGAACCTTCCAGAGACGTTTCTGTTCCGGTCTGGGCCAGACTTGAAAGTCTCGGCTGGAAAACATCCTTGTTGTTGACCGAAAAAGCAGCCTGTTGCAATGCTGAAATGACTGTAAATATACGGGAAGTTGTTCCTGAAAAATCAATATGA
- the nikR gene encoding nickel-responsive transcriptional regulator NikR, with protein MGKTIRFGVSLDSDLLEKFDKLCDEKSYQTRSEAIRDLIRNMLVEKEWDETEGEMAGTLSLVYDHHHCGLSQRLTELQHDSHDLIMSTLHVHLDHDNCLEVMVLKGDGKQIKELAHRLISTKGVKHGKLGLTTTGETLV; from the coding sequence ATGGGTAAAACAATACGTTTCGGGGTTTCCCTTGATTCCGACCTGCTGGAGAAATTTGATAAGCTTTGTGATGAAAAAAGTTACCAGACCCGCTCTGAGGCTATCAGAGATTTAATCCGTAACATGCTTGTTGAAAAAGAATGGGATGAGACCGAAGGCGAAATGGCCGGAACTCTCTCTCTTGTTTACGATCATCATCACTGCGGATTATCTCAAAGACTCACCGAGCTTCAGCATGACAGCCATGATCTTATTATGTCCACCCTGCACGTGCATCTTGATCACGACAACTGCCTTGAAGTCATGGTGCTGAAAGGTGACGGCAAACAGATAAAAGAGCTTGCACACAGGTTGATTTCCACTAAAGGGGTCAAGCACGGCAAACTCGGACTTACTACTACCGGCGAGACTTTAGTTTAG
- the folE2 gene encoding GTP cyclohydrolase FolE2: MEDIQNSPAKVAMSIDRVGVRDLTLPLVVRDRESGSQHTMAKVALSVDLPAHFKGTHMSRFVEALEDWSEELDYKSFFNLLSDILRRLEARSAHAKLSFPYCLKKTSPVSGRKGFMSYDCSVEGELIGDKLEFTLGVEVPVMTVCPCSKAISKEGAHSQRAVITIKSKSKGFVWIEDLVEIAEQAGSCEVYSLLKREDEKYVTEKSFSNPTFVEDVVRNVAMGLENHSKILWYKVDVESFESIHNHCAFASIAKK; this comes from the coding sequence ATGGAAGATATTCAGAACAGTCCTGCCAAGGTAGCCATGTCTATTGACCGTGTCGGTGTACGCGACCTTACTTTACCGCTTGTGGTGCGTGACCGTGAATCTGGAAGTCAGCATACTATGGCTAAAGTTGCGCTTTCGGTTGATCTGCCTGCCCATTTCAAGGGTACTCATATGAGCAGATTTGTTGAAGCACTTGAGGACTGGTCGGAAGAGCTGGACTATAAAAGTTTTTTCAACCTGCTCAGTGATATTTTGCGCCGCCTTGAGGCTCGCAGTGCTCATGCCAAGCTGTCTTTCCCATATTGCTTGAAAAAGACTTCACCGGTTAGCGGGCGTAAAGGATTTATGAGCTATGACTGCTCTGTTGAGGGCGAGCTTATCGGTGATAAACTGGAGTTTACTCTTGGGGTGGAGGTTCCGGTTATGACTGTTTGTCCGTGCTCCAAGGCTATCAGCAAAGAAGGGGCGCACAGCCAGCGGGCAGTAATTACTATAAAAAGTAAATCTAAAGGATTCGTCTGGATTGAAGATCTGGTTGAGATTGCTGAGCAGGCCGGATCTTGCGAGGTTTATTCACTGCTTAAGCGGGAAGATGAAAAATACGTTACTGAGAAAAGTTTTTCTAATCCTACTTTTGTGGAGGATGTGGTCAGAAATGTCGCTATGGGGCTGGAAAATCATTCGAAAATTTTATGGTACAAAGTTGACGTTGAAAGCTTTGAATCAATCCACAATCATTGCGCCTTTGCAAGTATTGCCAAAAAATAA
- a CDS encoding rhodanese-like domain-containing protein produces MNSSKKTLTILSTLLLTFVIASSVFAMKAEYNYMNAASLQKAVENKADIAIVDIQVSEEFKNHHIKGAIETCAYPVKSVADRAKFDATLKQLKNSAQPIVVICPRGKGGAERTVNYFTEQGIAPYRIFILTEGQAAWPYSVEKK; encoded by the coding sequence ATGAACAGTTCCAAAAAAACGTTGACCATCCTCAGTACCCTGCTGCTTACTTTCGTCATTGCAAGTTCCGTATTTGCAATGAAAGCTGAATACAATTACATGAACGCCGCATCCCTTCAAAAAGCAGTTGAAAACAAAGCTGATATTGCCATTGTAGATATTCAGGTGTCAGAAGAGTTTAAAAATCACCACATCAAAGGAGCCATTGAAACCTGCGCTTATCCTGTAAAGTCAGTAGCGGACAGGGCAAAATTTGATGCCACTTTGAAACAGCTCAAAAATTCTGCTCAGCCAATCGTTGTAATCTGCCCCCGCGGCAAAGGCGGCGCGGAAAGAACTGTAAATTACTTCACAGAACAGGGAATCGCCCCCTACCGCATTTTCATTCTCACTGAAGGACAGGCCGCATGGCCTTACTCCGTTGAAAAAAAATAA
- a CDS encoding DUF1499 domain-containing protein, giving the protein MLYKILLPVLAILGLAFITCACSSSKPDSLGVTDGKLSPCPESPNCVLSQASDKEHAIAPLSATGSTGEVMKQLKGCLEKIDGLKNITIEGPYLHAEFSSKVFRFVDDLECFYNAGKGQIEIRSAARLGYTDFSVNRKRVEILRRLFEAQKR; this is encoded by the coding sequence ATGCTCTATAAAATTCTTCTACCCGTACTGGCAATATTAGGCCTTGCTTTCATCACCTGTGCCTGCTCATCCAGCAAACCGGACAGTCTCGGAGTGACAGACGGAAAACTTTCTCCCTGTCCGGAAAGCCCGAACTGCGTTCTCTCACAGGCAAGTGATAAAGAACATGCCATTGCCCCGCTGAGTGCAACTGGCAGCACGGGCGAAGTTATGAAACAACTCAAGGGCTGTCTCGAAAAAATTGACGGATTAAAGAACATCACTATCGAAGGGCCATACCTGCATGCTGAGTTCAGCAGCAAGGTCTTCCGCTTTGTGGATGATCTTGAATGCTTCTATAATGCCGGTAAAGGTCAGATTGAAATCCGCTCGGCAGCAAGGCTCGGCTATACCGATTTTTCAGTTAACAGGAAAAGAGTGGAGATCTTGCGCAGATTGTTTGAGGCACAGAAGAGATAG
- a CDS encoding RrF2 family transcriptional regulator, producing MRLTTRSRYGTRMILDIAMHCRTGPVRISDIASRQGLSTKYLEKLIRELKRAGFITSKRGPGGGHTLAMDAEDISVGDVVRSLEGEAGLVECLDNDEMCQRIENCPTREVWVKASKAMYAALDEISISDLLKEGSFCVKTNPF from the coding sequence ATGAGACTGACCACCAGAAGTAGATACGGGACCAGAATGATACTGGATATTGCAATGCACTGCCGAACCGGACCGGTTCGCATAAGCGACATTGCCAGCCGTCAGGGACTTTCAACAAAGTATCTCGAAAAGCTTATCCGCGAGCTTAAGCGGGCAGGTTTCATCACCAGCAAAAGAGGTCCGGGCGGAGGACATACTCTAGCTATGGATGCTGAAGACATTTCTGTCGGCGACGTTGTCAGAAGCCTTGAAGGTGAAGCCGGCCTGGTGGAATGCCTTGATAATGACGAAATGTGTCAACGCATTGAAAATTGCCCGACCCGCGAAGTGTGGGTTAAAGCCAGCAAAGCCATGTACGCCGCTCTTGATGAAATAAGCATCTCAGATTTGCTCAAAGAAGGGTCGTTCTGCGTAAAAACAAACCCCTTTTAA
- a CDS encoding NAD(P)/FAD-dependent oxidoreductase: protein MSPKNTGKKEFDVIIVGGGPAGLFAAFYLGENTDLDVLVIEKGKSSLKRNCPITGDQECIKCKPCNILSGVGGAGLFSDGKLNYIHKLGKTDLTQFMPVSEAKALIDETEEIFNRFNMDGKVFPTDMEAAKNIRKDALKNGIDLLLIKQKHLGSDNLPGHIAAMAEYCKNKGITFQTNENVKDILIENGELTGVITSKGEYKAKNVILAPGRVGAEWMGAVAKRHDLAITQRGIEVGVRVEVHADIMRDLCDIIYDPTFFIRTNTYDDQVRTFCTNQGGFIALENYQDFICVNGHAYMDKKSENTNFAFLSKVVLEEPVTDNQAYGESIGKLATIIGGGKPILQRFGDLKRGRRSTWNRVRNSFIEPTMKNVTCGDIAMALPERIVRNLVEGLEKLNEVVPGVSNEETLLYAPEIKFFSTQVETSNVLETALEGLFVAGDGPGVAGNIVSASATGIIPAKEIARRAQK, encoded by the coding sequence ATGAGCCCGAAAAATACCGGGAAAAAAGAGTTTGATGTAATTATTGTCGGCGGCGGCCCTGCTGGACTTTTCGCTGCATTCTACCTTGGTGAAAACACTGACCTTGATGTTCTGGTCATTGAAAAAGGGAAATCATCCCTCAAGCGTAACTGTCCAATAACCGGTGATCAGGAATGCATTAAATGCAAGCCCTGTAATATTTTGTCCGGTGTTGGCGGAGCAGGGCTTTTTTCCGACGGAAAGCTTAATTATATTCATAAACTCGGCAAGACTGATCTGACTCAGTTTATGCCCGTATCAGAGGCGAAAGCCCTCATCGACGAAACTGAAGAGATCTTCAACCGCTTTAACATGGACGGGAAAGTTTTTCCGACCGATATGGAAGCGGCTAAGAATATTAGAAAGGATGCCCTTAAAAATGGAATTGATCTTCTGCTTATTAAGCAGAAGCATCTAGGCAGCGACAATCTGCCCGGCCATATTGCGGCTATGGCAGAGTACTGCAAAAACAAAGGCATTACCTTTCAGACCAATGAGAATGTTAAAGATATCCTTATTGAAAATGGTGAACTTACCGGCGTTATCACCAGCAAAGGTGAGTACAAGGCTAAGAATGTAATTCTTGCACCCGGCCGCGTCGGGGCTGAGTGGATGGGAGCAGTTGCTAAAAGGCATGATCTTGCCATCACCCAGCGTGGAATTGAAGTCGGTGTGCGTGTAGAGGTGCATGCAGATATCATGCGTGATCTCTGTGATATTATTTATGATCCTACCTTTTTTATCCGCACCAACACTTATGATGATCAGGTTCGCACTTTCTGCACTAATCAGGGCGGATTTATTGCACTTGAAAACTATCAGGATTTTATCTGTGTAAACGGACATGCCTATATGGATAAAAAGTCTGAGAACACAAATTTCGCATTCCTTTCCAAGGTTGTGCTCGAAGAACCTGTGACGGATAATCAGGCTTACGGTGAATCCATAGGCAAACTGGCAACCATCATCGGTGGCGGAAAACCTATTCTTCAGCGTTTCGGTGATCTCAAAAGAGGCCGCCGTTCTACATGGAACAGGGTTCGAAACAGCTTTATCGAGCCGACTATGAAAAATGTTACCTGCGGTGACATAGCTATGGCACTTCCTGAACGTATTGTCCGTAACCTTGTGGAAGGTTTGGAAAAGCTCAACGAAGTCGTCCCCGGAGTTTCGAACGAGGAAACATTACTCTATGCACCTGAAATCAAGTTCTTCTCCACTCAGGTTGAAACAAGCAATGTTCTTGAAACAGCTCTTGAAGGATTGTTTGTCGCTGGTGACGGTCCCGGTGTGGCTGGAAATATAGTCTCCGCATCTGCTACCGGTATCATCCCTGCTAAAGAGATTGCCCGCAGAGCACAGAAGTAG
- a CDS encoding sugar porter family MFS transporter, which translates to MVSESSESKQSASVIFVLLISAAAALGGFLFGFDTAVINGAVVALGDHFNVGPVLVGLSVSLALIGSAVGALASGFVSEKYGRIRPMLLAAVLFTVSGIGAGFPFTVWDFIFWRFLGGVGIGLASAITPAYIAEISPAELRGRFGSLQQLAIVTGIFVAMLSNYMMVDFAGGSAAMDLWLGFEAWRWMFWAEVPPALLYGFAALMIPESPRYLIGTGREKEAETILAKVLGESVLEKIEEIKVTLAVEGKASFAAVRGSKGLKTVVWLGLGLSVLQQFVGINVIFYYGSMLWRSVGFSEQNSLWITVITGVVNIVTTLVAIAFIDRVGRKPLLLVGSAGMLITLGILAYLFGHAAGGSADHPVLSGASATAALISANLYVFCFGFSWGPVVWVLLGEMFNNRMRASALALGAGAQWIANFVVSASFPSLVNWAGLGITYSIYAFFAAVSFFFVLFLVKETRGRELEDM; encoded by the coding sequence ATGGTCAGCGAGTCTTCTGAGAGTAAACAGTCCGCCAGTGTGATTTTTGTTCTGCTGATTTCCGCAGCCGCTGCACTGGGCGGTTTTCTTTTTGGATTTGATACCGCTGTGATCAACGGGGCTGTTGTTGCTCTTGGTGATCATTTTAATGTCGGGCCTGTTCTGGTCGGGCTGTCGGTTTCGCTGGCTCTGATCGGTTCAGCTGTGGGGGCACTGGCTTCGGGGTTTGTTTCTGAAAAGTATGGGCGCATCAGGCCCATGCTGCTTGCCGCTGTGTTGTTTACGGTCAGTGGTATCGGGGCCGGATTTCCTTTTACAGTCTGGGATTTTATTTTCTGGCGTTTCTTAGGCGGTGTGGGGATTGGACTGGCCAGTGCCATTACTCCTGCTTATATTGCTGAAATTTCTCCTGCCGAATTACGCGGGCGGTTCGGGTCGCTGCAACAGCTGGCTATTGTTACCGGAATATTTGTGGCTATGCTTAGCAACTATATGATGGTTGATTTTGCCGGAGGTTCTGCGGCTATGGACCTCTGGCTGGGCTTTGAAGCATGGCGCTGGATGTTTTGGGCCGAAGTTCCGCCCGCTTTGCTGTATGGTTTTGCAGCCTTGATGATTCCAGAATCTCCGCGTTATTTGATCGGAACCGGACGGGAAAAAGAGGCTGAAACTATTTTGGCTAAAGTGCTTGGGGAAAGCGTTCTGGAGAAGATTGAGGAAATCAAAGTAACCCTTGCGGTTGAGGGGAAGGCTTCATTTGCTGCTGTCAGAGGAAGTAAAGGATTAAAAACGGTTGTCTGGCTTGGGTTGGGGTTGTCGGTTCTACAGCAGTTTGTAGGGATTAATGTAATCTTTTATTATGGAAGCATGCTCTGGCGCAGTGTCGGTTTTTCTGAGCAGAATTCATTGTGGATTACAGTAATTACCGGAGTTGTAAATATAGTTACCACGCTGGTTGCGATAGCATTTATCGACCGTGTGGGGCGTAAGCCGCTGCTGCTGGTCGGTTCTGCCGGAATGCTTATCACTTTGGGAATTCTGGCTTATCTGTTCGGTCATGCCGCGGGTGGCAGTGCGGATCATCCTGTTTTAAGCGGTGCGTCTGCTACGGCGGCACTTATTTCGGCGAATTTGTATGTATTTTGTTTTGGTTTTTCGTGGGGGCCTGTTGTCTGGGTGCTGCTTGGCGAAATGTTCAATAATCGCATGCGGGCATCAGCTCTCGCGCTTGGCGCAGGTGCGCAATGGATAGCAAATTTTGTGGTCTCGGCTTCTTTTCCCTCTTTAGTTAACTGGGCTGGACTGGGTATTACTTATTCTATCTATGCTTTTTTTGCGGCAGTCTCTTTTTTCTTTGTGCTGTTTCTGGTTAAGGAAACAAGAGGAAGGGAGCTGGAGGATATGTAA
- a CDS encoding sigma-54 interaction domain-containing protein, which translates to MALNLCGIIENSLALTQVFTVLAKVAPTDSTVLVTGESGTGKELLVRALHHNSNRKDKPFVPVNCGAIPKDLLESELFGHEKGAFTHAVRSRPGRFELADGGTIFLDEIGEMELSLQVKILRVLQEKEIERVGGTSIKKVDVRIVAATNRDLEAEVAAGRFREDLFYRLNVIPMHLPALRDRGGDVLMLAKHFLNRFCENKDVEALKISSEAADMMVSYTWPGNVRELENFMERMCILCDEDEIVPDDLPEKIWKDVGKEPKKKVAELMQPVGFSWPTLEDMSEQGADGLKDFLEKIEDRILVEALQKAGGVKNKAAEMLGVKRTTLIEKIKKRKLDV; encoded by the coding sequence ATGGCTCTTAATCTTTGTGGAATAATCGAAAACAGCCTTGCTCTTACGCAGGTCTTCACAGTACTTGCGAAGGTCGCTCCTACTGACAGTACCGTGCTGGTAACCGGGGAATCCGGCACAGGGAAGGAGCTGCTTGTAAGGGCGCTTCATCACAATAGCAATCGTAAGGATAAGCCGTTTGTCCCGGTGAATTGCGGAGCTATTCCTAAAGATCTGCTTGAGTCGGAACTTTTCGGGCACGAGAAGGGGGCTTTTACCCATGCTGTGCGTTCGCGTCCGGGGCGTTTTGAACTTGCAGACGGGGGCACCATCTTTCTTGATGAAATAGGGGAGATGGAATTAAGCCTGCAGGTTAAAATTCTGCGAGTTTTGCAGGAAAAGGAAATTGAGCGGGTCGGCGGAACATCTATCAAGAAAGTTGATGTACGTATTGTCGCTGCAACCAACCGCGATCTTGAAGCTGAGGTTGCAGCAGGCCGTTTCCGTGAGGATCTTTTTTATCGTCTTAATGTAATTCCCATGCATCTTCCGGCCCTGCGTGATCGTGGCGGAGATGTGCTTATGCTGGCAAAGCATTTTTTAAATCGTTTTTGCGAAAATAAGGATGTCGAAGCTTTAAAGATCAGCAGTGAAGCTGCCGATATGATGGTATCTTACACATGGCCCGGCAATGTCCGCGAGCTTGAAAATTTCATGGAACGGATGTGCATCCTTTGTGATGAGGATGAAATCGTTCCCGATGATCTGCCCGAAAAAATTTGGAAAGATGTGGGCAAGGAACCGAAAAAGAAGGTTGCTGAGCTTATGCAGCCTGTCGGTTTCAGTTGGCCTACACTTGAGGATATGAGCGAGCAGGGCGCAGACGGGCTTAAGGATTTTCTGGAGAAAATTGAGGACCGGATTCTTGTTGAAGCTTTGCAGAAGGCCGGTGGCGTAAAAAATAAAGCCGCCGAAATGCTCGGAGTTAAGCGGACTACGCTTATTGAAAAGATCAAGAAGAGGAAGCTGGACGTATAG